One Campylobacter concisus DNA segment encodes these proteins:
- a CDS encoding DKNYY domain-containing protein, with amino-acid sequence MRKIATKILYLFVILTLFFVLAMLYLWHEGEYQRSFANIDNSEFYRSPEGKIYVQISGSGKYELKGVDEASFRVLKLKHAYDYSNVAADKNHVYCAREILPGLDPNSTKVLGNGYLSDGKISYYCATRSEKEAGFSEFGAIMKNLAHTFIKSYDDSPYFYRTKRVESTNLEPIFDAGFARDGATLYYKGEKLDAQPSELRYITAESGAASGYYTDGKSLFLGFYKLDASYSDEVRQICYDDKRDIEYLFEPKSGAVFANERKFSAQNMPYSAIYSVDNVHSFWPLFASKDGIYFWDSTKNEQAKISDYQLKGELKRLYADVFVDESSAYFLQQGEEWRRSKHGRHLEAQTVSLYKFATSSSWREVGLVKDGEYGAVYANGDKVYFFSKIKPFYGIKHSVYEVADLSVIEILTRPSKELSAKDISEMIKRGELVEASGEEVARSRIEYDSPKIILYITFGIAFVVIVLTTLAKPKRDKSDLR; translated from the coding sequence ATGAGAAAAATTGCGACTAAGATCCTTTATCTTTTTGTCATTTTGACGCTATTTTTTGTTTTGGCGATGCTTTATCTATGGCATGAGGGCGAGTATCAAAGAAGCTTTGCAAACATTGATAATAGCGAGTTTTACCGCTCGCCTGAGGGTAAAATTTACGTTCAAATTTCAGGCAGTGGCAAGTATGAGCTAAAAGGCGTCGATGAGGCTAGTTTTAGGGTCTTAAAGCTAAAACACGCGTATGATTACTCAAACGTGGCGGCTGATAAAAATCATGTCTATTGTGCTAGAGAAATTTTGCCTGGTCTTGATCCAAACAGCACAAAAGTGCTTGGCAATGGCTATCTAAGTGACGGCAAGATAAGCTATTATTGCGCCACTAGAAGCGAGAAAGAGGCGGGATTTAGCGAATTTGGCGCCATTATGAAAAACCTTGCTCACACCTTTATCAAAAGCTACGATGATAGCCCTTATTTTTACAGGACAAAAAGGGTTGAAAGCACAAATTTAGAGCCTATATTTGACGCTGGCTTTGCAAGAGACGGAGCTACGCTTTACTACAAGGGCGAAAAGCTTGACGCGCAGCCTAGTGAGCTAAGATACATCACAGCAGAAAGCGGCGCTGCTAGCGGATATTACACAGACGGCAAGAGCCTATTTTTAGGCTTTTATAAGCTTGATGCAAGCTACTCAGATGAGGTGCGCCAGATATGCTATGATGATAAGCGCGATATAGAATATCTTTTTGAGCCAAAAAGTGGGGCGGTGTTTGCAAATGAGCGTAAATTTAGCGCCCAAAATATGCCTTATAGCGCCATTTATAGCGTGGATAACGTGCATTCGTTTTGGCCTCTTTTTGCCAGCAAAGATGGAATTTACTTTTGGGATAGCACGAAAAACGAACAAGCTAAAATTTCAGACTACCAGCTAAAAGGCGAGCTAAAAAGGCTCTATGCTGACGTTTTTGTAGATGAGAGCTCAGCGTATTTCTTGCAACAAGGCGAAGAGTGGCGGCGCTCAAAGCACGGCAGGCACTTAGAGGCGCAAACAGTCTCTTTATATAAATTTGCCACAAGTAGCTCTTGGCGCGAAGTAGGGCTGGTAAAAGATGGCGAGTATGGCGCAGTGTATGCAAATGGCGATAAGGTCTATTTTTTTAGCAAGATAAAGCCATTTTATGGCATAAAACATAGCGTTTATGAGGTGGCTGATCTTAGTGTCATAGAAATTTTAACAAGGCCGTCTAAAGAGCTTAGCGCAAAAGATATCAGCGAGATGATAAAGCGCGGCGAGCTAGTGGAGGCAAGCGGCGAAGAGGTCGCAAGGTCGAGGATAGAGTATGACTCGCCAAAGATCATCTTGTATATCACATTTGGCATCGCTTTTGTCGTCATAGTGCTAACAACTCTTGCAAAACCAAAGAGAGATAAAAGCGACTTGAGATAA
- a CDS encoding BCCT family transporter: MFKFQRSKFNNSVFIPSLVIIFLIAAFAAIFPNFSNEFFKGMQNYIAAKFGWFYILVVAVILLSVIILGFSKLGEIKLGADHVKPEHKNISWFSMLFAAGMGIGLVFFGVAEPLMHYLNPPVGDAQTIAAQKLALNITFFHWGMGAWSVYAIVALILAFFSYRHGLPLTLRSAFYPIIGDKIYGKIGSAIDTFAVVATLFGVATSLGYGVLQVNAGLTHVFGLPTMHITLLIVLCLAATISAASGVDKGIKILSNANIALAICFMFLILFLGDTTQLLKSFVQNSGDYVSTLISNTFNLYAYERQNESWLGGWTLLYWAWWLSWSPFVGLFIAKISKGRTIREFVIGVLLVPTGFTFAWMSFFGNSAIALVQSGFSELATTVNSDSASALFMFLEKFSFSGVLSVIAVFMIVIFFVTSADSAAIVMNMLCSNGKDDTPVWQKVFWGVTVGVVAAFLMLAGGLASLQALTITTALPFAIVLLGAIYGLFKALRVDLTKKETNNFSNMPISDLSKPWQERLSAIITLPGKKDGKKFLNEVVLKAFNELKEEFAKNGLEAKVTNGENFVNLNVGLGDEMDFRYGVYLTKSQSPDYTRELDGDDLYYRAEVYLKEGGQDYDVLGWSEATLINDVIEQYRKHMQFLHVVRE, encoded by the coding sequence ATGTTTAAATTTCAAAGGTCAAAATTTAACAATTCAGTATTTATCCCATCGCTTGTTATCATATTTTTAATAGCGGCATTTGCAGCGATATTTCCAAATTTCTCAAATGAGTTTTTTAAGGGTATGCAAAACTACATCGCGGCCAAATTTGGCTGGTTTTATATCCTAGTCGTTGCCGTCATATTGCTAAGCGTCATCATCCTTGGCTTTAGTAAGCTTGGCGAGATCAAGCTAGGAGCTGATCACGTAAAGCCAGAGCACAAAAATATCTCGTGGTTTTCTATGCTTTTTGCCGCTGGCATGGGCATAGGTCTAGTATTTTTTGGTGTGGCCGAGCCGCTCATGCACTATCTAAACCCACCAGTTGGCGACGCGCAAACTATCGCAGCGCAAAAGCTTGCGTTGAATATCACATTTTTTCACTGGGGCATGGGCGCATGGTCGGTCTATGCTATCGTGGCGTTAATTCTCGCCTTTTTCTCGTATAGGCACGGCTTGCCACTCACGCTTAGATCGGCATTTTATCCGATCATTGGCGATAAAATTTACGGCAAGATAGGTAGCGCCATCGATACATTTGCCGTTGTGGCGACCCTTTTTGGTGTGGCGACATCGCTAGGATACGGCGTACTTCAGGTAAATGCTGGCCTTACGCACGTTTTTGGTCTGCCGACTATGCATATCACGCTTCTAATAGTGCTTTGCTTAGCTGCTACCATCTCAGCGGCAAGTGGTGTCGATAAGGGCATCAAAATCTTATCAAACGCAAATATCGCGCTAGCTATATGTTTTATGTTTTTGATACTATTTTTAGGCGATACGACGCAGCTTTTAAAGTCGTTTGTGCAAAACAGCGGCGACTACGTCTCTACGCTCATTTCAAATACCTTTAACCTCTACGCCTACGAGAGGCAAAACGAGAGCTGGCTTGGCGGCTGGACGCTGCTATACTGGGCTTGGTGGCTATCTTGGTCGCCGTTTGTGGGGCTTTTTATAGCTAAAATTTCAAAAGGCAGAACGATCAGAGAATTTGTCATAGGCGTGCTTCTCGTGCCAACTGGCTTTACCTTTGCTTGGATGAGCTTTTTTGGTAACTCGGCGATCGCTTTGGTGCAAAGTGGTTTTAGCGAGCTAGCAACGACTGTAAATTCCGACTCAGCCTCAGCGCTATTTATGTTTTTGGAGAAATTTAGCTTCTCAGGCGTGCTAAGCGTGATCGCAGTCTTTATGATCGTCATATTTTTCGTAACTTCTGCCGACTCTGCGGCGATCGTTATGAACATGCTTTGCTCAAACGGCAAGGACGATACGCCGGTTTGGCAAAAGGTCTTTTGGGGCGTTACAGTGGGCGTCGTGGCGGCATTTTTGATGCTAGCAGGCGGTCTTGCCTCACTTCAAGCACTTACGATCACGACCGCGCTGCCATTTGCCATAGTGCTACTTGGCGCCATTTACGGGCTATTTAAGGCGTTACGTGTGGATCTAACCAAAAAAGAGACAAATAACTTTAGCAACATGCCCATTAGTGATCTTTCAAAGCCGTGGCAAGAGCGTCTAAGTGCGATCATTACGCTACCAGGCAAGAAAGATGGCAAGAAATTTTTAAACGAAGTCGTGCTAAAAGCGTTTAACGAGCTAAAAGAGGAATTTGCCAAAAATGGCCTTGAAGCAAAGGTCACAAATGGCGAAAATTTTGTAAATTTAAATGTCGGACTTGGCGACGAGATGGACTTTAGATATGGTGTCTATCTCACCAAGAGCCAGAGCCCAGACTATACGAGGGAGCTTGACGGCGATGATCTTTACTACAGGGCTGAGGTCTATCTAAAAGAGGGCGGTCAAGACTACGACGTGCTTGGCTGGAGCGAAGCTACGCTGATAAACGACGTCATCGAGCAATACCGCAAACACATGCAGTTTTTACATGTCGTTAGAGAGTAA
- a CDS encoding sodium-dependent transporter yields MDRKSWSSRLTYILAVAGATVGFGATWRFPYLVGQNGGGAYVLVFCIAMIVIGIPMILVENAIGRRLKCNAVDAFGGTINGKKISKKWQIVGWMGLVGAFGIMAYYMVIGGWVLNYIAQISFGLLDLSHIVSFEQTSAFYEQNIVSNPLAISFATLVFVLVNYAILVQGAVGGIERSAKYLMPLLFILMLVMIAKNITLDGAMSGVKFYLTPDFSKINLKLFVEVLGQVFFALSLGFGVMITLSSFVKKDEGLVKISIITGILNTVIAVLAGFMIFPSLFSYGVSPDSGPSLVFKSLPIVFSHMPFGGFFAVAFFALLMIAALTTSLPIYEVIITTLQEKFKIKRKKAIFLVLSVIFVLGNLPSLMATNLLSHVSVFGKNIFDAYDAISATIFFVLTSLGCAIFVGWVLKDEAKKEILQGSQKHAKLIDVWFFYIKFIVPFVILVLFISSFYDNFLK; encoded by the coding sequence ATGGATAGAAAATCGTGGAGTTCAAGACTTACATACATTTTAGCTGTTGCAGGGGCTACGGTCGGCTTTGGCGCGACGTGGCGGTTTCCTTACTTGGTCGGTCAAAACGGCGGCGGGGCCTATGTTCTCGTGTTTTGCATAGCGATGATAGTCATTGGTATTCCTATGATTTTGGTTGAAAACGCCATCGGTAGGCGCCTAAAGTGCAACGCCGTTGATGCGTTTGGCGGTACGATAAATGGCAAAAAGATCAGCAAAAAGTGGCAGATAGTCGGCTGGATGGGGCTTGTAGGCGCATTTGGCATCATGGCTTATTATATGGTTATCGGCGGCTGGGTCTTAAACTATATCGCTCAAATTTCATTTGGCCTGCTTGATCTCTCGCACATCGTGAGCTTTGAGCAAACTAGCGCATTTTACGAGCAAAATATCGTTAGCAACCCGCTTGCCATAAGCTTTGCGACCCTTGTTTTTGTTCTAGTGAATTACGCTATCTTGGTGCAAGGTGCAGTTGGCGGCATCGAGCGTTCGGCAAAATATCTAATGCCATTGCTTTTTATCCTAATGCTAGTAATGATCGCTAAAAATATCACGCTTGATGGCGCGATGAGTGGTGTGAAATTTTATCTAACGCCTGATTTTTCAAAGATAAATTTAAAGCTTTTTGTCGAGGTTTTGGGGCAGGTTTTCTTTGCGCTTTCGCTTGGATTTGGCGTGATGATAACGCTCTCAAGTTTTGTTAAAAAAGACGAAGGGCTGGTTAAAATTTCTATCATCACAGGCATCTTAAACACCGTCATAGCCGTGCTTGCTGGCTTTATGATATTTCCGTCGCTCTTTAGCTACGGCGTCTCGCCAGATAGCGGTCCTAGCCTAGTTTTCAAGTCGCTTCCGATCGTCTTTTCGCACATGCCGTTTGGCGGATTTTTCGCGGTGGCGTTTTTCGCGCTTCTTATGATAGCTGCGCTTACGACGTCGTTACCGATATATGAAGTGATCATTACTACGCTGCAAGAGAAATTTAAGATAAAGCGCAAAAAAGCGATATTTTTAGTGCTTAGCGTCATTTTCGTGCTAGGAAATTTACCATCACTTATGGCTACAAATTTGCTAAGCCATGTGAGTGTTTTTGGTAAAAATATCTTTGACGCATACGACGCGATAAGTGCGACCATATTTTTCGTGCTGACCTCGCTTGGATGTGCGATATTTGTCGGCTGGGTGCTAAAAGATGAAGCGAAAAAGGAAATTTTACAAGGCAGCCAGAAGCACGCAAAGCTCATAGATGTTTGGTTTTTTTATATCAAATTTATCGTGCCTTTTGTCATTTTGGTGCTATTTATCAGTAGCTTTTACGACAACTTTTTAAAGTAA
- a CDS encoding M48 family metallopeptidase: MFYTLLFIYIFYVIFKLSLANLQIGFVRAEAKKEPVVLEASEYKNAAVVAVTNLKFEIFSLIYHAVIFFAWISFGLKVLSNACLKDGTTLENILFVMSFLLISSLLDLPLNIYESFVKDKKLGFSNMSAKIFLIDTIKSLALMLIFGSAFVWLVLLCINFLGEFWWFWAFLLSFGIALIINLIYPTLIAPIFNKMSPLEDGELKGKIEGLLTKCGFKSSGVFTIDASKRDNRLNAYFGGLGATKRVVLFDTLIKKLSTAEIVAVLGHELGHFKHKDILKMIALSAVMLFCLFFIFGNVGASAYEAIGLGQNGASIIIFLVLFSPIFSFLFSPIISHFSRKNEFGADRFSKEISNKTDMINALTKLGSENKAFPKSHWLYSFVYHSHPSLFERINELENES, from the coding sequence ATGTTTTATACACTTTTATTTATCTATATTTTTTATGTGATTTTTAAGCTTTCTTTGGCGAATTTACAGATCGGCTTTGTAAGAGCTGAAGCTAAAAAAGAGCCAGTCGTGCTTGAAGCGAGCGAATACAAAAACGCCGCTGTTGTCGCCGTGACAAATCTAAAATTTGAAATTTTTAGCCTCATCTATCACGCCGTTATCTTCTTTGCGTGGATAAGCTTTGGGCTAAAAGTGCTCTCAAACGCTTGCCTAAAAGATGGCACTACGCTTGAAAATATCCTCTTTGTGATGAGCTTTTTGCTGATCTCATCGCTGCTTGATCTACCACTAAATATCTACGAGAGCTTTGTAAAAGATAAAAAGCTTGGCTTTTCAAATATGAGCGCAAAGATATTTTTGATTGATACTATAAAGTCGCTAGCGCTAATGCTCATTTTTGGCTCGGCTTTCGTCTGGCTCGTGCTTTTATGTATAAATTTTCTTGGAGAGTTTTGGTGGTTTTGGGCGTTTTTACTAAGTTTTGGTATCGCTTTAATTATAAATTTAATATATCCAACGCTCATTGCGCCTATCTTTAACAAGATGTCGCCACTTGAAGATGGCGAGCTAAAGGGTAAGATAGAGGGCTTACTTACAAAATGTGGCTTTAAAAGTAGCGGCGTTTTTACGATCGACGCTAGCAAGCGCGACAACCGCTTAAATGCCTATTTTGGCGGACTTGGAGCGACAAAGCGAGTGGTGCTTTTTGATACGCTGATAAAAAAGCTAAGCACCGCGGAGATCGTGGCGGTTTTGGGGCACGAACTTGGGCACTTTAAGCATAAAGATATCCTAAAAATGATAGCGCTAAGTGCGGTCATGCTATTTTGTCTATTTTTCATCTTTGGAAACGTGGGTGCAAGCGCATACGAGGCGATAGGACTAGGGCAAAATGGCGCTAGCATCATCATCTTTTTGGTGCTTTTCTCGCCTATTTTTAGCTTTCTTTTCTCGCCGATCATCTCGCACTTTAGCCGCAAAAATGAATTTGGCGCAGATAGATTTTCAAAAGAAATTTCAAACAAAACTGACATGATAAACGCCCTAACCAAGCTTGGCAGCGAAAACAAAGCATTTCCAAAGTCGCACTGGCTTTACTCATTTGTCTATCACTCGCACCCAAGCCTTTTTGAGCGGATAAATGAGCTAGAAAATGAGAGTTGA
- the prmC gene encoding peptide chain release factor N(5)-glutamine methyltransferase yields the protein MRVEEALKEANLRLKPLCENPSRVAKILLMSYLDVSIEWIFLNQKREFDDVGYFALVKRFENYEPLEYITGKAGFYGLEFEVESGVLIPRPETEILVDKVLEIANGYKAPKIAEIGTGSGVISIMLALKTNAKIVATDINEKALKLAKKNALKFNVSDKIDFVKCSYIDEISGDIDILVSNPPYIARDYKLDKFVINEPHEALFGGEVGDEILKNIILIARNRGIKNIACEMGYDQRASMEMALKFNGYKSTFYKDLAGFDRGFCARLKL from the coding sequence ATGAGAGTTGAAGAGGCTCTAAAAGAAGCAAATTTAAGGCTAAAGCCACTTTGTGAGAACCCAAGCAGGGTGGCTAAAATTTTGCTTATGAGCTACCTTGATGTGAGCATCGAGTGGATATTTTTAAACCAAAAGAGGGAATTTGATGATGTCGGCTACTTTGCCCTTGTAAAGCGCTTTGAAAACTACGAGCCACTTGAGTACATTACCGGCAAGGCTGGCTTTTATGGACTGGAGTTTGAGGTAGAAAGTGGCGTTTTGATACCGCGCCCTGAGACTGAAATTTTAGTTGATAAAGTGCTAGAGATAGCAAATGGCTATAAAGCGCCAAAGATCGCTGAGATCGGCACTGGCAGCGGGGTAATAAGCATCATGCTAGCTCTTAAAACAAACGCTAAAATAGTAGCCACAGATATAAACGAAAAGGCTCTAAAACTAGCTAAAAAAAATGCGCTTAAATTTAATGTAAGTGATAAAATCGACTTTGTAAAATGCTCATATATCGATGAAATTTCAGGTGATATCGACATCTTGGTCTCAAACCCGCCATATATCGCGCGAGACTATAAACTTGATAAATTTGTGATAAACGAGCCGCATGAGGCGCTATTTGGTGGCGAGGTCGGAGATGAAATTTTAAAAAACATCATCCTTATCGCTAGAAACCGCGGCATAAAAAATATCGCCTGCGAGATGGGCTATGATCAAAGGGCGAGCATGGAGATGGCGTTAAAATTTAATGGCTATAAAAGCACATTTTACAAGGACTTGGCGGGCTTTGACAGGGGCTTTTGCGCGAGATTAAAACTATAA
- a CDS encoding DUF4149 domain-containing protein: MRSIYFLLLAAVIGTELTLGILVAPVIFFPQSIIGEGVLTHFMSGQMMTKIFLKFNYVLLFVSAFVAVSELFNLRKKLAFSLKFSTFMLSFLNLALALSFVFIFTPFIVQAQSLGAEATQTAEFAKMHSASEYVMKVMLVLQLILFFVKFKISQNERQA; encoded by the coding sequence TTGAGAAGCATCTATTTTTTACTATTAGCAGCGGTGATCGGCACTGAGCTAACGCTTGGTATTTTGGTCGCGCCAGTCATATTTTTCCCACAAAGCATCATAGGCGAGGGCGTGCTCACGCATTTTATGAGCGGACAGATGATGACAAAGATATTTTTAAAATTTAACTACGTTTTGCTATTTGTAAGCGCATTTGTGGCGGTTAGCGAGCTCTTTAATCTAAGAAAAAAGCTTGCATTTTCACTAAAATTTAGCACATTTATGCTCTCGTTTTTAAACTTAGCCCTAGCGCTAAGCTTTGTCTTTATCTTTACGCCTTTTATCGTGCAGGCTCAAAGTCTTGGTGCTGAAGCAACGCAGACAGCGGAGTTTGCCAAGATGCATAGCGCAAGCGAATATGTGATGAAAGTGATGCTTGTTTTGCAGCTCATTTTGTTTTTTGTGAAATTTAAGATCAGTCAAAATGAACGCCAAGCCTGA
- a CDS encoding threonine/serine exporter family protein, with protein MNAKPDIQILTNFLAEYTTAMVSAGTYTARVEKCVDRIAKHYGYDVSVTIFVKYFTISVMDSQDNSLRRTYVRKIPLGQVSFNRISELSSLSWQILDEGLSLDEAKESFDSVMSVSANKFASSLILISLANAAFCRLFGGDAGSVVCIFFATLVGYTLKFALAKMGVNLKIQYVLTSFVVSFIAYLGVSYGLTHTSDVAIGSSVLFMMPGVFLINSVFDILNDNTLVGISRAISTGILILCMAVGVYITLTLSSAEILNV; from the coding sequence ATGAACGCCAAGCCTGATATCCAAATCTTAACAAATTTCCTCGCCGAATACACGACAGCGATGGTGAGCGCTGGCACATACACAGCGCGTGTAGAAAAGTGCGTCGACCGCATAGCTAAGCACTACGGATACGACGTTAGCGTGACCATTTTTGTGAAGTATTTTACCATTAGCGTGATGGACTCGCAGGACAACTCCTTGCGCCGAACTTATGTGAGAAAGATCCCTCTAGGGCAGGTTAGTTTTAATAGAATTTCCGAGCTATCCTCGCTCAGCTGGCAAATTTTAGATGAAGGTTTAAGTTTAGATGAAGCTAAAGAGAGCTTTGATAGCGTGATGAGTGTCAGTGCAAATAAATTTGCTAGCTCACTTATCTTGATAAGCCTTGCAAATGCGGCATTTTGCAGACTTTTTGGAGGTGATGCTGGCTCGGTTGTTTGCATATTTTTTGCAACGCTTGTTGGCTACACTCTTAAATTTGCCCTTGCAAAAATGGGCGTAAATTTAAAAATTCAATACGTCCTGACATCCTTTGTCGTCTCATTTATCGCCTATCTTGGCGTATCTTACGGACTTACGCACACAAGCGACGTGGCGATAGGCTCGTCTGTGCTCTTTATGATGCCTGGCGTTTTTCTCATAAATTCAGTCTTTGACATACTAAATGATAACACCCTTGTTGGCATCAGCAGGGCCATAAGCACGGGCATCCTCATACTTTGCATGGCTGTTGGCGTCTATATCACGCTAACGCTTAGCAGCGCGGAGATATTAAATGTTTGA
- a CDS encoding threonine/serine exporter family protein, with product MFELFSETLVDAGFAAVAGLGFAYASSPPKRTLIFCALLAAFAHASRFWIMQMGFFNISVATLIVSFMSGILGMLFAKRLKVPAEIIAFPALLPMVPGVFAYKGILALFSFLNETSIAKKNEYLIIFFDNAITTTTVSLALGVGVSVVLILFYDQSLTITRGAKGKPSKSK from the coding sequence ATGTTTGAGCTTTTTAGTGAAACGCTTGTAGATGCTGGCTTTGCTGCGGTGGCTGGGCTGGGCTTTGCCTATGCTAGCTCGCCTCCAAAAAGAACTCTCATCTTTTGTGCTTTGCTCGCTGCATTTGCGCATGCTAGCCGCTTTTGGATCATGCAGATGGGATTTTTTAACATCAGTGTCGCAACGCTCATCGTCTCTTTTATGAGTGGGATTTTAGGCATGCTCTTTGCCAAACGGCTAAAGGTGCCAGCTGAGATCATCGCATTTCCAGCGCTTTTGCCGATGGTGCCAGGAGTTTTTGCGTATAAAGGGATATTGGCACTTTTTTCATTTTTAAATGAGACAAGTATCGCTAAGAAAAATGAGTATTTGATCATATTTTTTGATAATGCTATCACGACTACGACGGTCTCGCTAGCGCTTGGTGTGGGCGTTTCGGTGGTGCTTATTTTATTTTATGATCAGTCGCTTACGATAACTAGAGGCGCTAAAGGCAAGCCTAGTAAGAGCAAATGA
- a CDS encoding YbgC/FadM family acyl-CoA thioesterase translates to MKIRIYYEDTDAGGIVYHTNYIKYCERARSEAFFEAGLNFTKEGGYFVVSALEAKFLASAVLGDEVFVRTKLIELKKASLVLEQEIYKFEEKDAEKVLFKATITLAFMKEGRLAKIDESMKTFINGVKF, encoded by the coding sequence GTGAAGATAAGAATTTATTACGAAGATACCGATGCAGGCGGCATCGTCTATCATACAAACTATATTAAATATTGCGAGCGAGCTAGAAGTGAAGCGTTTTTTGAGGCTGGGCTAAATTTCACAAAAGAGGGCGGATACTTTGTCGTTTCAGCTCTTGAGGCTAAATTTCTCGCTTCAGCCGTGCTTGGCGACGAGGTTTTTGTAAGAACAAAGCTCATAGAGCTTAAAAAGGCAAGCCTTGTTTTAGAGCAAGAAATTTATAAATTTGAAGAAAAAGATGCCGAAAAAGTGCTCTTTAAAGCGACTATCACGCTAGCTTTTATGAAAGAGGGCAGGCTAGCAAAGATAGATGAGAGCATGAAAACTTTTATAAATGGGGTTAAATTTTAG